The Bradyrhizobium sp. WSM471 genome includes the window CTGCAGAAGGCCCTTGGGGGGTGTCATGACGATCGAGAAGTGCATCAACGAGTTTGGCGTCGACGACATCATCTTCGAGGAGGGCTCGACCGGCCGCGAGCTGTACGTTGTCCTCGACGGCGAGGTCGAGATCGCCAAGATCAGCGGCGCCAGCAAGACCAGCATCATCAAACTCGGCAAGGGCGAATTCTTCGGCGAGATGGCCGTGATCGACGGCTCGGCACGTTCGGCGACCGCGATCGCGGCGGCGCCGAACACCAAGGTGATGAGGGTCAACCACGCCCGCTTCGTCTATCTCGTCAGCCAGCAGCCGGCGTTTGCGCTGATGGTGATGGATGCGCTGTCGAAGCGCCTGCGCGCCGCCAACGCGGTCAGCTACAGGGCGGCCCAATCATGAGCGACGGCAAGCCGACGGCCTTTCCGGTCCTGATGAAGAACGACACCTGCTCGCTGATCCAGGCTGCGGACGACGTCTACCAGATCCGTTTCTCCAATCGCGCCGCCAACGTCTATCTCGTGCGCGGCTCGGCGCGGACCATCCTGATCGATACCGGGCTGTCCTCGAATTATGCGGCGATGGTCGATTGCCTGAACTTCGTCGGCTGCCCGCCGGAGAAGATCGACATGGTGGTGCTCAGCCACGAGCATCTCGACCACATCGGCGCGGCCTGGCACTTCAACGAGCGCCGCACCTTCGTCGCCGCCCATCGCCTCGCCGCCAACAAGATCATGCT containing:
- a CDS encoding Crp/Fnr family transcriptional regulator, with product MTIEKCINEFGVDDIIFEEGSTGRELYVVLDGEVEIAKISGASKTSIIKLGKGEFFGEMAVIDGSARSATAIAAAPNTKVMRVNHARFVYLVSQQPAFALMVMDALSKRLRAANAVSYRAAQS